In a single window of the Nicotiana tomentosiformis chromosome 8, ASM39032v3, whole genome shotgun sequence genome:
- the LOC104089112 gene encoding uncharacterized protein isoform X6 has product MIPTNSSINGQKDVRVQGQSSNLASRHDFGMTSLPSNLMGNDTISDSQDHEAMELYSRAKAKQEEILYLREQIALASVRESQLLNEKYGLEKKFSELRMALDEKQSEAIMSASNELARRKGDLEENLRLVNELKDTENDRYIFMSSMLGLLAEYGIFPRVANASSLTNNVKHLHDQLEMKIRTSHAKIAQLNSMVTHHARGGSFDMESPHSSSINNQLPSGSMGMPEYPSFKQYIDGKHNEAVDTRSRDGQASLHLPAESLRLNHEMHQQANIGSHFEISSNTDRDVPFPSKDNLFDRNGVNERFEESTDENRHNPRMGNEMGGSISSEGESPGIENFQIIGEAKPGCRILGCGFPVRGTSLCMFQWVRHYPDGTRQYIEGATNPEYVVTADDIDKLIAVECIPMDDQGHQGELVRLFANDQNKITCDPDMQSEIDTHISEGQATFNVLMLVGRVF; this is encoded by the exons ATGATTCCCACTAATAGCTCTATTAATGGGCAGAAAGATGTAAGAGTTCAGGGACAAAGCTCTAATTTGGCAAGCAG ACATGATTTTGGGATGACTTCTCTACCAAGCAATTTGATGGGAAATGACACCATCAGCGACTCTCAGGATCATGAAGCTATG GAGCTATATTCACGTGCTAAAGCAAAACAGGAAGAAATTCTATATCTTCGGGAACAGATTGCTCTTGCCAGTGTTCGG GAATCACAGCTCTTGAATGAGAAGTATGGACTTGAGAAGAAATTTTCTGAACTACGCATG GCGCTAGATGAGAAGCAAAGTGAAGCAATAATGTCTGCCTCAAACGAACTGGCCCGCAGGAAAGGTGATCTTGAAGAAAATTTAAGATTAGTCAACGAGTTAAAG gATACAGAGAATGACAGATATATTTTTATGTCATCCATGCTTGGATTATTGGCTGAATATGGCATCTTTCCTCGTGTGGCTAATGCCTCTAGTCTGACCAACAATGTGAAG CACTTACACGATCAACTGGAGATGAAGATCAGAACTTCACAT GCAAAAATTGCACAATTAAATTCCATGGTGACACATCATGCTAGAGGTGGATCTTTTGATATGGAATCACCTCATTCTAGTTCCATAAACAATCAACTTCCAAGTGGTTCTATG GGTATGCCTGAATATCCATCCTTTAAACAGTACATTGATGGAAAACATAATGAAGCAGTTGATACCAGATCAAGAGATGGGCAAGCCAGTCTACATTTACCAGCTGAAAGCTTGCGGCTCAATCATGAGATGCATCAGCAAGCAAATATTGGAAGTCATTTCGAAATCTCATCCAATACTGATAG GGATGTTCCCTTTCCCAGTAAAGATAACTTGTTTGATAGAAATGGGGTGAATGAGAGATTTGAGGAGAGCACCGATGAAAACCGTCATAATCCTCGTATGGGAAATGAGATGGGTGGTTCTATTAGTTCAGAAG GGGAAAGTCCTGGAAtagaaaattttcaaataatCGGAGAAGCTAAACCAGGATGCAGAATTTTGGGTTGTGGGTTTCCTGTACGTGGAACTTCTCTTTGTATGTTCCAG TGGGTCCGTCATTATCCTGATGGTACAAGGCAGTATATTGAGG GTGCCACAAATCCTGAATATGTAGTTACTGCTGATGACATTGATAAACTTATAGCTGTTGAATGCATACCGATGGATGACCAGGGACATCAG
- the LOC104089112 gene encoding uncharacterized protein isoform X7 — MIPTNSSINGQKDVRVQGQSSNLASRHDFGMTSLPSNLMGNDTISDSQDHEAMELYSRAKAKQEEILYLREQIALASVRESQLLNEKYGLEKKFSELRMALDEKQSEAIMSASNELARRKGDLEENLRLVNELKDTENDRYIFMSSMLGLLAEYGIFPRVANASSLTNNVKHLHDQLEMKIRTSHAKIAQLNSMVTHHARGGSFDMESPHSSSINNQLPSGSMGMPEYPSFKQYIDGKHNEAVDTRSRDGQASLHLPAESLRLNHEMHQQANIGSHFEISSNTDRDVPFPSKDNLFDRNGVNERFEESTDENRHNPRMGNEMGGSISSEGESPGIENFQIIGEAKPGCRILGCGFPVRGTSLCMFQWVRHYPDGTRQYIEGATNPEYVVTADDIDKLIAVECIPMDDQGHQGELVRLFANDQNKITCDPDMQSEIDTHISEGQATFNVLMLVG, encoded by the exons ATGATTCCCACTAATAGCTCTATTAATGGGCAGAAAGATGTAAGAGTTCAGGGACAAAGCTCTAATTTGGCAAGCAG ACATGATTTTGGGATGACTTCTCTACCAAGCAATTTGATGGGAAATGACACCATCAGCGACTCTCAGGATCATGAAGCTATG GAGCTATATTCACGTGCTAAAGCAAAACAGGAAGAAATTCTATATCTTCGGGAACAGATTGCTCTTGCCAGTGTTCGG GAATCACAGCTCTTGAATGAGAAGTATGGACTTGAGAAGAAATTTTCTGAACTACGCATG GCGCTAGATGAGAAGCAAAGTGAAGCAATAATGTCTGCCTCAAACGAACTGGCCCGCAGGAAAGGTGATCTTGAAGAAAATTTAAGATTAGTCAACGAGTTAAAG gATACAGAGAATGACAGATATATTTTTATGTCATCCATGCTTGGATTATTGGCTGAATATGGCATCTTTCCTCGTGTGGCTAATGCCTCTAGTCTGACCAACAATGTGAAG CACTTACACGATCAACTGGAGATGAAGATCAGAACTTCACAT GCAAAAATTGCACAATTAAATTCCATGGTGACACATCATGCTAGAGGTGGATCTTTTGATATGGAATCACCTCATTCTAGTTCCATAAACAATCAACTTCCAAGTGGTTCTATG GGTATGCCTGAATATCCATCCTTTAAACAGTACATTGATGGAAAACATAATGAAGCAGTTGATACCAGATCAAGAGATGGGCAAGCCAGTCTACATTTACCAGCTGAAAGCTTGCGGCTCAATCATGAGATGCATCAGCAAGCAAATATTGGAAGTCATTTCGAAATCTCATCCAATACTGATAG GGATGTTCCCTTTCCCAGTAAAGATAACTTGTTTGATAGAAATGGGGTGAATGAGAGATTTGAGGAGAGCACCGATGAAAACCGTCATAATCCTCGTATGGGAAATGAGATGGGTGGTTCTATTAGTTCAGAAG GGGAAAGTCCTGGAAtagaaaattttcaaataatCGGAGAAGCTAAACCAGGATGCAGAATTTTGGGTTGTGGGTTTCCTGTACGTGGAACTTCTCTTTGTATGTTCCAG TGGGTCCGTCATTATCCTGATGGTACAAGGCAGTATATTGAGG GTGCCACAAATCCTGAATATGTAGTTACTGCTGATGACATTGATAAACTTATAGCTGTTGAATGCATACCGATGGATGACCAGGGACATCAG